One Hemibagrus wyckioides isolate EC202008001 linkage group LG09, SWU_Hwy_1.0, whole genome shotgun sequence DNA segment encodes these proteins:
- the LOC131358976 gene encoding MAPK/MAK/MRK overlapping kinase-like isoform X3 — translation MQNMRLPRTRIKKQCERTSRVECNYKIIKKIGEGTFSEVTRVQNLKDGKHYACKTMKQSINSLQQAHNLREVQAMKRLSLHPNILQLHEVIFDEDTRTLSLICELMEMNIYELIRGRQYPLPESKAKNYMYQLCKALDHMHSNGIFHRDVKPENILIKHDVLKLADFGSSRSVYCKPPHTEYISTRWYRAPECLLTDGYYSLKMDMWSAGCVFFEIISLNPLFPGTNEVDQVSKIHDVLGTPDSTVLQKFKQSRVMPFDFLPRKGCGLSKMLPHCSASSLSLLYQMLAYDPDERISPRAALQHTCFRELRLAERRALGHHRTIGVVEDSSSMTPGSVEQFWRNTRQGRRQQRLKHVAEPLSRHILPRYPVELPKLNVVVPTPKVPYPVSSLPALAIPHKGLLPAITSKKCHSRSMKPREEPHRSTLKSYYMPPLERKGGGY, via the exons ATGCAAAATATGCGGCTGCCAAGGACTCGGATTAAAAAGCAATGCGAGAGAACGTCGCGGGTAGAATGTA attacaaaataataaagaaaatcgGAGAAGGCACGTTTTCCGAAGTGACGAGGGTGCAAAACCTCAAGGACGGGAAACATTATGCCTGTAAAACAATGAAGCAGAGCATTAACAG CCTGCAACAGGCACACAACCTCCGTGAGGTCCAAGCAATGAAGAGACTGAGTTTACATCCTAATATACTCCAGCTTCATGAAGTAATATT TGACGAAGACACAAGGACCTTGTCTTTGATATGTGAACTTATGGAGATGAATATATATGAGTTGATTAGAG GGAGACAGTATCCTTTACCTGAAAGCAAAGCCAAAAACTACATGTATCAGCTTTGTAAAGCTCTGGATCATATGCACAG caatggAATTTTCCACAGAGATGTGAAACCAgagaatattttaattaaa CATGATGTCCTGAAACTGGCAGACTTTGGCTCCTCTAGGAGTGTGTATTGCAAGCCTCCTCACACAGAATACATCTCTACACGGTGGTACAGAGCTCCAGAGTGTCTGCTTACTGATGGCTACTACTCACTCAAAATGGACATGTGGAGTGCAGGCTGTGTATTCTTTGAAATTATCAG CTTGAATCCTCTGTTTCCAGGCACTAATGAGGTGGATCAGGTGTCCAAAATTCATGATGTTTTAGGCACACCAGACAGTACGGTTCTCCAAAAGTTCAAACA GTCTCGAGTGATGCCTTTCGATTTCTTGCCTCGGAAAGGCTGTGGGCTTTCTAAGATGCTCCCTCACTGCTCAGCTTCTAGCCTCTCTTTGCTCTATCAGATGTTGGCTTATGATCCTGATGAACGCATAAGTCCACGTGCAGCACTGCAGCACACTTGTTTCAGAGAGCTACG ACTGGCAGAAAGGAGAGCTCTAGGGCATCACAGGACTATTGGAGTTGTAGAAGATAGCAGCAGCATGACTCCGGGATCAGTAGAGCAATTTTGGCGCAATACTCGACAGGGAAGACGCCAG CAGCGGCTAAAGCATGTAGCCGAACCACTCAGCAGACATATTTTGCCTCGATATCCTGTGGAGCTCCCAAAGCTGAATGTGGTAGTGCCCACTCCTAAAGTGCCCTACCCTGTGTCTAGTCTGCCTGCCTTGGCCATTCCACACAAAGGGTTGCTGCCAGCCATCACCTCCAAAAAGTGCCATTCTCGCTCAATGAAG CCCAGGGAAGAGCCACACCGCTCAACTTTAAAGAGCTACTACATGCCTCCATTGGAGAGAAAAGGTGGAGGCTACTGA
- the LOC131358976 gene encoding MAPK/MAK/MRK overlapping kinase-like isoform X1, producing the protein MHQMENNMKKQRSEADLALTNSLAKQDYKIIKKIGEGTFSEVTRVQNLKDGKHYACKTMKQSINSLQQAHNLREVQAMKRLSLHPNILQLHEVIFDEDTRTLSLICELMEMNIYELIRGRQYPLPESKAKNYMYQLCKALDHMHSNGIFHRDVKPENILIKHDVLKLADFGSSRSVYCKPPHTEYISTRWYRAPECLLTDGYYSLKMDMWSAGCVFFEIISLNPLFPGTNEVDQVSKIHDVLGTPDSTVLQKFKQSRVMPFDFLPRKGCGLSKMLPHCSASSLSLLYQMLAYDPDERISPRAALQHTCFRELRLAERRALGHHRTIGVVEDSSSMTPGSVEQFWRNTRQGRRQQRLKHVAEPLSRHILPRYPVELPKLNVVVPTPKVPYPVSSLPALAIPHKGLLPAITSKKCHSRSMKPREEPHRSTLKSYYMPPLERKGGGY; encoded by the exons ATGCATCAGATGGAGAACAACATGAAGAAGCAGCGCTCGGAAGCTGATCTTGCGCTTACAAATTCTCTGGCCAAACAAG attacaaaataataaagaaaatcgGAGAAGGCACGTTTTCCGAAGTGACGAGGGTGCAAAACCTCAAGGACGGGAAACATTATGCCTGTAAAACAATGAAGCAGAGCATTAACAG CCTGCAACAGGCACACAACCTCCGTGAGGTCCAAGCAATGAAGAGACTGAGTTTACATCCTAATATACTCCAGCTTCATGAAGTAATATT TGACGAAGACACAAGGACCTTGTCTTTGATATGTGAACTTATGGAGATGAATATATATGAGTTGATTAGAG GGAGACAGTATCCTTTACCTGAAAGCAAAGCCAAAAACTACATGTATCAGCTTTGTAAAGCTCTGGATCATATGCACAG caatggAATTTTCCACAGAGATGTGAAACCAgagaatattttaattaaa CATGATGTCCTGAAACTGGCAGACTTTGGCTCCTCTAGGAGTGTGTATTGCAAGCCTCCTCACACAGAATACATCTCTACACGGTGGTACAGAGCTCCAGAGTGTCTGCTTACTGATGGCTACTACTCACTCAAAATGGACATGTGGAGTGCAGGCTGTGTATTCTTTGAAATTATCAG CTTGAATCCTCTGTTTCCAGGCACTAATGAGGTGGATCAGGTGTCCAAAATTCATGATGTTTTAGGCACACCAGACAGTACGGTTCTCCAAAAGTTCAAACA GTCTCGAGTGATGCCTTTCGATTTCTTGCCTCGGAAAGGCTGTGGGCTTTCTAAGATGCTCCCTCACTGCTCAGCTTCTAGCCTCTCTTTGCTCTATCAGATGTTGGCTTATGATCCTGATGAACGCATAAGTCCACGTGCAGCACTGCAGCACACTTGTTTCAGAGAGCTACG ACTGGCAGAAAGGAGAGCTCTAGGGCATCACAGGACTATTGGAGTTGTAGAAGATAGCAGCAGCATGACTCCGGGATCAGTAGAGCAATTTTGGCGCAATACTCGACAGGGAAGACGCCAG CAGCGGCTAAAGCATGTAGCCGAACCACTCAGCAGACATATTTTGCCTCGATATCCTGTGGAGCTCCCAAAGCTGAATGTGGTAGTGCCCACTCCTAAAGTGCCCTACCCTGTGTCTAGTCTGCCTGCCTTGGCCATTCCACACAAAGGGTTGCTGCCAGCCATCACCTCCAAAAAGTGCCATTCTCGCTCAATGAAG CCCAGGGAAGAGCCACACCGCTCAACTTTAAAGAGCTACTACATGCCTCCATTGGAGAGAAAAGGTGGAGGCTACTGA
- the LOC131358976 gene encoding MAPK/MAK/MRK overlapping kinase-like isoform X4, producing the protein MDNYKIIKKIGEGTFSEVTRVQNLKDGKHYACKTMKQSINSLQQAHNLREVQAMKRLSLHPNILQLHEVIFDEDTRTLSLICELMEMNIYELIRGRQYPLPESKAKNYMYQLCKALDHMHSNGIFHRDVKPENILIKHDVLKLADFGSSRSVYCKPPHTEYISTRWYRAPECLLTDGYYSLKMDMWSAGCVFFEIISLNPLFPGTNEVDQVSKIHDVLGTPDSTVLQKFKQSRVMPFDFLPRKGCGLSKMLPHCSASSLSLLYQMLAYDPDERISPRAALQHTCFRELRLAERRALGHHRTIGVVEDSSSMTPGSVEQFWRNTRQGRRQQRLKHVAEPLSRHILPRYPVELPKLNVVVPTPKVPYPVSSLPALAIPHKGLLPAITSKKCHSRSMKPREEPHRSTLKSYYMPPLERKGGGY; encoded by the exons ATGGACA attacaaaataataaagaaaatcgGAGAAGGCACGTTTTCCGAAGTGACGAGGGTGCAAAACCTCAAGGACGGGAAACATTATGCCTGTAAAACAATGAAGCAGAGCATTAACAG CCTGCAACAGGCACACAACCTCCGTGAGGTCCAAGCAATGAAGAGACTGAGTTTACATCCTAATATACTCCAGCTTCATGAAGTAATATT TGACGAAGACACAAGGACCTTGTCTTTGATATGTGAACTTATGGAGATGAATATATATGAGTTGATTAGAG GGAGACAGTATCCTTTACCTGAAAGCAAAGCCAAAAACTACATGTATCAGCTTTGTAAAGCTCTGGATCATATGCACAG caatggAATTTTCCACAGAGATGTGAAACCAgagaatattttaattaaa CATGATGTCCTGAAACTGGCAGACTTTGGCTCCTCTAGGAGTGTGTATTGCAAGCCTCCTCACACAGAATACATCTCTACACGGTGGTACAGAGCTCCAGAGTGTCTGCTTACTGATGGCTACTACTCACTCAAAATGGACATGTGGAGTGCAGGCTGTGTATTCTTTGAAATTATCAG CTTGAATCCTCTGTTTCCAGGCACTAATGAGGTGGATCAGGTGTCCAAAATTCATGATGTTTTAGGCACACCAGACAGTACGGTTCTCCAAAAGTTCAAACA GTCTCGAGTGATGCCTTTCGATTTCTTGCCTCGGAAAGGCTGTGGGCTTTCTAAGATGCTCCCTCACTGCTCAGCTTCTAGCCTCTCTTTGCTCTATCAGATGTTGGCTTATGATCCTGATGAACGCATAAGTCCACGTGCAGCACTGCAGCACACTTGTTTCAGAGAGCTACG ACTGGCAGAAAGGAGAGCTCTAGGGCATCACAGGACTATTGGAGTTGTAGAAGATAGCAGCAGCATGACTCCGGGATCAGTAGAGCAATTTTGGCGCAATACTCGACAGGGAAGACGCCAG CAGCGGCTAAAGCATGTAGCCGAACCACTCAGCAGACATATTTTGCCTCGATATCCTGTGGAGCTCCCAAAGCTGAATGTGGTAGTGCCCACTCCTAAAGTGCCCTACCCTGTGTCTAGTCTGCCTGCCTTGGCCATTCCACACAAAGGGTTGCTGCCAGCCATCACCTCCAAAAAGTGCCATTCTCGCTCAATGAAG CCCAGGGAAGAGCCACACCGCTCAACTTTAAAGAGCTACTACATGCCTCCATTGGAGAGAAAAGGTGGAGGCTACTGA
- the LOC131358976 gene encoding MAPK/MAK/MRK overlapping kinase-like isoform X2, with translation MHQMENNMKKQRSEADLALTNSLAKQDYKIIKKIGEGTFSEVTRVQNLKDGKHYACKTMKQSINSLQQAHNLREVQAMKRLSLHPNILQLHEVIFDEDTRTLSLICELMEMNIYELIRGRQYPLPESKAKNYMYQLCKALDHMHSNGIFHRDVKPENILIKHDVLKLADFGSSRSVYCKPPHTEYISTRWYRAPECLLTDGYYSLKMDMWSAGCVFFEIISLNPLFPGTNEVDQVSKIHDVLGTPDSTVLQKFKQSRVMPFDFLPRKGCGLSKMLPHCSASSLSLLYQMLAYDPDERISPRAALQHTCFRELRLAERRALGHHRTIGVVEDSSSMTPGSVEQFWRNTRQGRRQRLKHVAEPLSRHILPRYPVELPKLNVVVPTPKVPYPVSSLPALAIPHKGLLPAITSKKCHSRSMKPREEPHRSTLKSYYMPPLERKGGGY, from the exons ATGCATCAGATGGAGAACAACATGAAGAAGCAGCGCTCGGAAGCTGATCTTGCGCTTACAAATTCTCTGGCCAAACAAG attacaaaataataaagaaaatcgGAGAAGGCACGTTTTCCGAAGTGACGAGGGTGCAAAACCTCAAGGACGGGAAACATTATGCCTGTAAAACAATGAAGCAGAGCATTAACAG CCTGCAACAGGCACACAACCTCCGTGAGGTCCAAGCAATGAAGAGACTGAGTTTACATCCTAATATACTCCAGCTTCATGAAGTAATATT TGACGAAGACACAAGGACCTTGTCTTTGATATGTGAACTTATGGAGATGAATATATATGAGTTGATTAGAG GGAGACAGTATCCTTTACCTGAAAGCAAAGCCAAAAACTACATGTATCAGCTTTGTAAAGCTCTGGATCATATGCACAG caatggAATTTTCCACAGAGATGTGAAACCAgagaatattttaattaaa CATGATGTCCTGAAACTGGCAGACTTTGGCTCCTCTAGGAGTGTGTATTGCAAGCCTCCTCACACAGAATACATCTCTACACGGTGGTACAGAGCTCCAGAGTGTCTGCTTACTGATGGCTACTACTCACTCAAAATGGACATGTGGAGTGCAGGCTGTGTATTCTTTGAAATTATCAG CTTGAATCCTCTGTTTCCAGGCACTAATGAGGTGGATCAGGTGTCCAAAATTCATGATGTTTTAGGCACACCAGACAGTACGGTTCTCCAAAAGTTCAAACA GTCTCGAGTGATGCCTTTCGATTTCTTGCCTCGGAAAGGCTGTGGGCTTTCTAAGATGCTCCCTCACTGCTCAGCTTCTAGCCTCTCTTTGCTCTATCAGATGTTGGCTTATGATCCTGATGAACGCATAAGTCCACGTGCAGCACTGCAGCACACTTGTTTCAGAGAGCTACG ACTGGCAGAAAGGAGAGCTCTAGGGCATCACAGGACTATTGGAGTTGTAGAAGATAGCAGCAGCATGACTCCGGGATCAGTAGAGCAATTTTGGCGCAATACTCGACAGGGAAGACGCCAG CGGCTAAAGCATGTAGCCGAACCACTCAGCAGACATATTTTGCCTCGATATCCTGTGGAGCTCCCAAAGCTGAATGTGGTAGTGCCCACTCCTAAAGTGCCCTACCCTGTGTCTAGTCTGCCTGCCTTGGCCATTCCACACAAAGGGTTGCTGCCAGCCATCACCTCCAAAAAGTGCCATTCTCGCTCAATGAAG CCCAGGGAAGAGCCACACCGCTCAACTTTAAAGAGCTACTACATGCCTCCATTGGAGAGAAAAGGTGGAGGCTACTGA
- the LOC131358976 gene encoding MAPK/MAK/MRK overlapping kinase-like isoform X5, with translation MDNYKIIKKIGEGTFSEVTRVQNLKDGKHYACKTMKQSINSLQQAHNLREVQAMKRLSLHPNILQLHEVIFDEDTRTLSLICELMEMNIYELIRGRQYPLPESKAKNYMYQLCKALDHMHSNGIFHRDVKPENILIKHDVLKLADFGSSRSVYCKPPHTEYISTRWYRAPECLLTDGYYSLKMDMWSAGCVFFEIISLNPLFPGTNEVDQVSKIHDVLGTPDSTVLQKFKQSRVMPFDFLPRKGCGLSKMLPHCSASSLSLLYQMLAYDPDERISPRAALQHTCFRELRLAERRALGHHRTIGVVEDSSSMTPGSVEQFWRNTRQGRRQRLKHVAEPLSRHILPRYPVELPKLNVVVPTPKVPYPVSSLPALAIPHKGLLPAITSKKCHSRSMKPREEPHRSTLKSYYMPPLERKGGGY, from the exons ATGGACA attacaaaataataaagaaaatcgGAGAAGGCACGTTTTCCGAAGTGACGAGGGTGCAAAACCTCAAGGACGGGAAACATTATGCCTGTAAAACAATGAAGCAGAGCATTAACAG CCTGCAACAGGCACACAACCTCCGTGAGGTCCAAGCAATGAAGAGACTGAGTTTACATCCTAATATACTCCAGCTTCATGAAGTAATATT TGACGAAGACACAAGGACCTTGTCTTTGATATGTGAACTTATGGAGATGAATATATATGAGTTGATTAGAG GGAGACAGTATCCTTTACCTGAAAGCAAAGCCAAAAACTACATGTATCAGCTTTGTAAAGCTCTGGATCATATGCACAG caatggAATTTTCCACAGAGATGTGAAACCAgagaatattttaattaaa CATGATGTCCTGAAACTGGCAGACTTTGGCTCCTCTAGGAGTGTGTATTGCAAGCCTCCTCACACAGAATACATCTCTACACGGTGGTACAGAGCTCCAGAGTGTCTGCTTACTGATGGCTACTACTCACTCAAAATGGACATGTGGAGTGCAGGCTGTGTATTCTTTGAAATTATCAG CTTGAATCCTCTGTTTCCAGGCACTAATGAGGTGGATCAGGTGTCCAAAATTCATGATGTTTTAGGCACACCAGACAGTACGGTTCTCCAAAAGTTCAAACA GTCTCGAGTGATGCCTTTCGATTTCTTGCCTCGGAAAGGCTGTGGGCTTTCTAAGATGCTCCCTCACTGCTCAGCTTCTAGCCTCTCTTTGCTCTATCAGATGTTGGCTTATGATCCTGATGAACGCATAAGTCCACGTGCAGCACTGCAGCACACTTGTTTCAGAGAGCTACG ACTGGCAGAAAGGAGAGCTCTAGGGCATCACAGGACTATTGGAGTTGTAGAAGATAGCAGCAGCATGACTCCGGGATCAGTAGAGCAATTTTGGCGCAATACTCGACAGGGAAGACGCCAG CGGCTAAAGCATGTAGCCGAACCACTCAGCAGACATATTTTGCCTCGATATCCTGTGGAGCTCCCAAAGCTGAATGTGGTAGTGCCCACTCCTAAAGTGCCCTACCCTGTGTCTAGTCTGCCTGCCTTGGCCATTCCACACAAAGGGTTGCTGCCAGCCATCACCTCCAAAAAGTGCCATTCTCGCTCAATGAAG CCCAGGGAAGAGCCACACCGCTCAACTTTAAAGAGCTACTACATGCCTCCATTGGAGAGAAAAGGTGGAGGCTACTGA